TAGCCCTCGCTGTCGCCCGCGAAGGCGCGGCGCATCTGGTGGTGGAAGTCGTCCGCCCAGACGCCGTCCAGCCCGTAGCCGTCCTGTGCGGGCGGGCGCACCAGGCGCGTGTCGTTGCGCTCGTCCTCGGCGATGATCACCACGCGCCGTCCGGGGGCCGAGGCCCGGGCGCGCTCGGCGATCTCCGTGAGGAGGTGGGACTTGCCGTCATCGATGATGGCGTGGGCCGCGTCCAGCCGCAGCCCGTCCGCGTGGTAGTCGCGGATCCACATCTCCACGTTGGAGAGCACCAGCGAGCGCACCACCTCGGAGCCCTCGCCGTCGTAGTTGACGGCCTCGCCCCACGGGGTGTGGTGGCGGCCGGTGAAGTAGAAGGGCGAGTAGCAGCGCAGGTAGTTCCCGTCCGGCCCGTAGTGGTTGTAGACGGCGTCGATGAGCACCGCGAGCCCCTCGGCGTGGGCCGCGTCGACGAGGCGCCGCAGGCCCTGGGGGCCGCCGTACTCCGCCTGGGGCGCGAAGAGGTCCACCCCGTCGTAGCCCCAGTTGCGCGAGCCCGGGAAGCTGGCCAGCGGCATCAACTCGAGCGTGGTGATGCCCAGCGCCTTGAGCGAGCGCAGGCGGGGGATGAGGGCCTCGAAGGTGCCCTCGGGCGTGGCGGTGCCCACGTGCACCTCATAGATGACCTGGGCCTCCGGGTCCGGACCCTTCCACCCGGCGTCCGTCCAGGCGAAGTCCGGCACCACCACCTCGGAGGGGCCGTGCACGCCGTCCGGTTGTGAACGGCTCCACGGGTCCGGGAAGGGGCCCTCGCCATCCACCCGCAGCTTGTAGCGCACGCCCGCGCCCTCTCCCTTGAGTGTCGCGGAGAAGAAACCCCGCCCCTCATCGGCCATGGGCAGGGAGGAGCCTGGCTGCCCGTCCCGTCCGAACAGCACCACCTCGACCTTGCGATGGCTGGGGGCCCAGACGCGCCACCGTACACCCGTACCCGGTTCCACCCAGGCGCCCAGGCGCTGAACGTGCCCCCGCGTGTCCTCTGCTCGTTCCATGCCCACCTACTTATCCACCCTGACGTCCTGAGGAACGTGTCCTCCGCGCCAATGAGGCAGGCAGATGTTCACTGGTGACCCTGTTCGCCCGGTGTCCGCCCCCTCCGAGAGCGGCCGGGCAACAGGGGTACGTCCAGGCAACGCTTGTCCCGTGCCGTGGCTGTCGGAAAGATGCCGCCCACTTCATGAGCCCACGTCCCGACCATCTGCAGGCCCTCCCCTTCGAGCATGGCCAGTCCGTCCGCGAGCGCGTCGCCGCGCTGGAGGTGCTCTCTCCGCGGGAGATCGACGAGCGGCTCTCCTCGCTCGGCTACCGTGGACAGAAGGAGGCCCGGCGCGCGGCCTCGG
This is a stretch of genomic DNA from Archangium violaceum. It encodes these proteins:
- the treZ gene encoding malto-oligosyltrehalose trehalohydrolase — its product is MERAEDTRGHVQRLGAWVEPGTGVRWRVWAPSHRKVEVVLFGRDGQPGSSLPMADEGRGFFSATLKGEGAGVRYKLRVDGEGPFPDPWSRSQPDGVHGPSEVVVPDFAWTDAGWKGPDPEAQVIYEVHVGTATPEGTFEALIPRLRSLKALGITTLELMPLASFPGSRNWGYDGVDLFAPQAEYGGPQGLRRLVDAAHAEGLAVLIDAVYNHYGPDGNYLRCYSPFYFTGRHHTPWGEAVNYDGEGSEVVRSLVLSNVEMWIRDYHADGLRLDAAHAIIDDGKSHLLTEIAERARASAPGRRVVIIAEDERNDTRLVRPPAQDGYGLDGVWADDFHHQMRRAFAGDSEGYYRDYTGGAEDLARTLRQGWFYEGQVSQVHGRVRGTPVEGTEPWRLVHCIQNHDQVGNRAHGERLGADVSPAAFRAMSTLLLMSPYTPLLFMGQEWNASTPFLYFTDHNAELGKLVTEGRRKEFAGFARFAGEEVPDPQAVETFTRSRLDWSEAERPEHAGVLALYRELLHLRATDPALKHNRRGQYDARPLGAHALVLERRGPEGSLQVLVNVRGTLEHRLPAHARLVVWSEAPRFGGSSREEPLRSGVVRLEGPSAVVVRITG